One region of Bartonella alsatica genomic DNA includes:
- a CDS encoding MFS family transporter: MKSKKILKPDDTRKRLLAIISSASGNLVVWYDFYAYSFTSIYFASQFFPADDDVVTQLLKTAGIFFIGFLMRPIGGWIFGSIADRYGRKRSMLFSILVMCGGSLLIAILPTYKTIGITATFLLLLIRMMQGLSAGGEYGTAATYISEVALKKHRGFFASFQSATLITGQLLASFIIFILALYLTEEQLKSWGWRIPFMIGGLGALVAIYLRRSLHETTTKENRAKVQTGSIKELLTKHKKAFLVITVFASGGSLTFYTCTTYMQKYLITTTGFDKHTATTIMTAALFIFILFQPIAGFLADKIGTKTLLIIWSILATLFTFPGLSIIGNTQNPWVALLLIIGMLCIMSMYTSISGVVKSAMFPASVRALGVSLSHAIGNALFGGSAEYVALGLKNMGHESIFYFYITGVMIITFIALLFVPDMSKGGYLQDSETC, from the coding sequence ATGAAAAGCAAAAAAATTTTAAAACCAGATGATACAAGGAAACGTCTCCTTGCTATTATATCCAGTGCATCAGGGAACCTAGTAGTATGGTATGATTTTTATGCTTACTCATTTACGTCGATTTATTTTGCTTCGCAATTCTTTCCTGCAGATGATGATGTCGTTACACAACTTTTAAAAACCGCAGGAATCTTTTTTATTGGCTTTCTTATGCGTCCAATCGGAGGGTGGATTTTCGGATCTATTGCTGATCGTTATGGCCGCAAACGCTCAATGCTCTTTTCTATTTTGGTGATGTGTGGTGGTTCTTTGCTCATCGCCATACTTCCTACCTACAAAACTATTGGAATAACAGCAACATTCCTTCTTCTTTTAATCCGAATGATGCAAGGACTTTCAGCGGGTGGTGAATATGGTACGGCAGCAACGTATATAAGTGAAGTTGCACTCAAAAAACATCGTGGTTTCTTTGCTTCTTTTCAATCTGCCACACTTATTACCGGACAACTTCTTGCCAGTTTTATTATATTCATTTTAGCACTTTACCTCACTGAAGAACAGTTAAAATCATGGGGCTGGCGTATTCCTTTTATGATTGGTGGATTAGGAGCATTGGTTGCGATTTATTTGCGTCGTTCGCTCCATGAAACAACAACAAAAGAAAACCGTGCTAAAGTACAAACTGGGAGTATTAAAGAACTTCTCACCAAACACAAAAAAGCCTTTCTTGTAATTACTGTTTTTGCATCAGGAGGATCTCTCACATTTTATACCTGTACAACTTACATGCAAAAATATCTAATTACAACGACTGGATTTGATAAACACACTGCTACAACAATAATGACTGCTGCACTCTTTATTTTCATACTATTTCAGCCCATAGCTGGTTTTCTAGCCGACAAAATTGGAACAAAAACTTTACTCATCATTTGGAGTATACTCGCTACACTCTTTACATTTCCTGGGCTTAGCATAATAGGTAACACGCAGAATCCTTGGGTTGCCTTATTACTCATTATTGGAATGCTCTGCATTATGAGCATGTATACATCTATCTCTGGTGTTGTAAAATCAGCAATGTTTCCTGCTTCAGTGCGGGCACTAGGAGTTAGCCTTTCTCATGCTATAGGCAATGCATTATTTGGTGGCTCTGCTGAATACGTAGCACTTGGTTTAAAAAATATGGGACATGAATCTATCTTTTATTTCTACATAACCGGTGTGATGATCATTACCTTCATCGCACTTCTCTTTGTACCGGATATGAGTAAAGGAGGATATCTCCAAGACAGCGAAACCTGTTAA
- a CDS encoding DUF2853 family protein, translated as MINDLADIKLYDQNPDEVAVERLRQRLALVMKKEDASLVATSDPKELERVEKWVQDVLGADEQGAKAAVSKVAEMMSGDRRKSRVTFYYLLAKQLNALHKI; from the coding sequence ATGATAAATGATTTAGCAGATATTAAATTATATGACCAAAATCCCGATGAAGTTGCAGTAGAACGGCTGAGGCAGCGTTTAGCTTTGGTGATGAAAAAAGAGGATGCATCCCTTGTTGCTACATCGGATCCAAAAGAATTAGAACGCGTTGAAAAATGGGTTCAAGATGTATTAGGTGCTGATGAACAGGGTGCTAAAGCAGCTGTTTCAAAAGTTGCAGAGATGATGTCTGGAGATCGCAGAAAAAGTCGTGTAACCTTTTATTATTTGTTGGCCAAGCAATTAAATGCGCTTCATAAAATTTAA
- a CDS encoding SspB family protein — translation MVQDQIRYDILVQDALRGVIRKVLSEVAKAGLPGNHHFFITFLTNAPGVKVSTRLKNRYPEQMTIVLQHQFRDLSVSETAFEVTLSFREISEKLVIPFASIQVFYDPVASFEAAFDLPSNLISEDIENSEKSLSTPIILSDKQKKENTLSKEQNLSTNKKPSNNDTKQSADVVSLDSFRKK, via the coding sequence ATGGTTCAAGATCAAATCCGTTACGATATTCTCGTTCAGGATGCGCTCCGTGGAGTTATCCGTAAGGTTTTATCAGAAGTTGCCAAAGCAGGGCTTCCAGGTAATCACCATTTTTTTATTACTTTTTTGACAAATGCACCAGGAGTAAAAGTTTCTACTCGACTTAAAAACCGTTATCCAGAACAAATGACAATTGTATTACAACATCAGTTTAGAGATTTAAGCGTGTCAGAAACTGCTTTTGAAGTAACACTCTCTTTTAGAGAAATTAGCGAAAAATTGGTGATTCCTTTTGCTTCTATCCAAGTATTTTATGATCCTGTCGCATCATTTGAAGCAGCATTTGATCTACCCTCAAATCTTATCTCTGAAGATATTGAAAATTCAGAAAAGAGCTTATCCACACCTATCATTTTATCGGATAAACAAAAAAAAGAAAATACGCTCTCAAAAGAACAAAATCTCAGTACAAATAAGAAACCTTCAAACAATGATACCAAACAGAGTGCTGATGTTGTCTCATTAGATTCTTTTCGGAAAAAATAA
- a CDS encoding DUF4169 family protein translates to MTEPINLRQFRKQKKRVEKTIHAEENRYRFGRTKTEKLFEKKEALKVQKFLDQNRLSFDE, encoded by the coding sequence ATGACTGAACCAATTAACCTTCGCCAATTTCGAAAACAAAAAAAGCGAGTAGAAAAAACTATTCATGCAGAAGAAAATCGCTATCGCTTTGGAAGAACCAAAACTGAAAAACTTTTCGAGAAAAAAGAAGCTTTAAAGGTACAAAAGTTTCTTGATCAAAACCGTTTATCCTTTGACGAATAA
- a CDS encoding ribbon-helix-helix domain-containing protein, translating into MHENDSINWSKMVPQKISVRINGHATSISLEQPFLDILKAVAHKKRQSLAFIISDIDSKRPQQVNLSTSLRIYALQSVLIQRV; encoded by the coding sequence ATGCACGAAAATGATTCCATCAATTGGTCAAAAATGGTTCCGCAAAAAATATCGGTTCGGATTAATGGACACGCAACAAGTATATCTTTAGAACAGCCATTTTTAGACATTCTCAAAGCCGTAGCACACAAAAAAAGACAATCTTTAGCTTTTATTATCTCTGATATTGACAGCAAGAGACCACAACAAGTAAATCTCTCGACTTCATTACGCATTTATGCTCTTCAAAGCGTTCTTATCCAACGCGTTTAA
- a CDS encoding ATP-dependent helicase, with protein sequence MNNFPDHIPFFEEDALPLQNKKSSGVTTHTLTIKEQTQCGIDYLEQLNPEQRQAVMNTEGPLLVLAGAGTGKTRVLTTRISHILRSGLASPRQILAVTFTNKAAREMKMRIGELIGEIVEGMPWLGTFHSIGAKILRRHAELVNLKSNFTILDNDDVTRLLKQLIQAKGLDDKRWPARNLAVIIDSWKNQGLSPQHISESDAHSFGNGMGRELYRSYQDRLKSLNACDFGDLLLHSISIFQHNPDILQEYHSKFLYILVDEYQDTNTAQYLWLRLLAQQSKGKDINICCVGDDDQSIYGWRGAKVDNILRFEKDFPPAKIIRLERNYRSTSHILKTASHLISHNQGRLGKILFSDQINTEEEKVKIHTAWDSEEEARAIGEEIERAQQAGHSLNHMAILVRASFQMREFEDCFVTLGLNYRVIGGPRFYERMEIRDAMAYLRVVVQPADDLAFERIINTPKRGLGDATLRTLYESARARAIPLFSAAAAIIETDELKPKARSALRSVIENFRRWQNMLQCTPHKELAETILDDSGYTAMWLEDRSPEAATRLENLKEMIRSMEQFESLNSFLEHVALIMDAESNENTDAINIMTLHSAKGLEFETVFLPGWEEGLFPHQRSLDEGGRLGLEEERRLAYVGLTRAKKYLHIWFVSNRKIHGLWQSALPSRFLDELPEEHVEAIEMRTSYGGYGKSSLKPHNPFYNDYATPEQKRAQKSIKEKIITQSLSETTQDFSINDRIFHIKFGYGQITEIDNHKLTIMFEKAGEKRVLDNFVSKV encoded by the coding sequence ATGAATAATTTTCCTGATCACATACCATTCTTTGAAGAAGATGCTCTCCCTCTCCAAAATAAAAAGAGCTCTGGGGTGACTACCCATACTTTAACAATAAAAGAGCAAACACAATGTGGTATCGATTATTTGGAACAACTCAATCCCGAACAGCGGCAAGCTGTAATGAATACTGAAGGGCCACTGTTAGTTCTTGCAGGAGCTGGTACTGGAAAAACACGAGTTTTGACGACACGTATTTCTCATATTTTGCGCTCCGGGCTCGCCTCTCCTAGGCAAATACTTGCTGTAACTTTCACCAATAAAGCAGCACGTGAAATGAAAATGCGTATTGGTGAACTTATTGGTGAAATTGTTGAAGGCATGCCCTGGCTTGGAACCTTTCATTCCATCGGTGCAAAAATTTTGCGCCGTCATGCAGAACTTGTTAATTTAAAAAGCAATTTTACAATTCTTGATAATGATGATGTTACTCGGCTTTTAAAACAGCTTATTCAAGCTAAAGGCTTGGATGATAAACGTTGGCCCGCACGAAACCTTGCCGTAATAATTGATTCTTGGAAAAATCAAGGACTTTCACCACAACACATTTCAGAAAGCGATGCCCATTCCTTTGGAAATGGCATGGGACGTGAACTTTATCGTAGCTATCAGGATAGATTAAAAAGCCTTAACGCCTGCGATTTCGGTGATCTGCTACTGCATTCTATCTCTATCTTTCAACATAATCCAGATATTCTTCAAGAATATCATTCCAAATTTCTCTATATTCTTGTAGATGAATATCAAGATACGAATACAGCACAATATCTTTGGCTTCGCCTTTTGGCACAACAGTCTAAAGGGAAAGATATTAACATTTGTTGTGTTGGTGACGACGACCAGTCTATTTACGGGTGGCGAGGTGCTAAAGTTGACAATATATTGCGCTTTGAAAAAGATTTTCCTCCTGCAAAAATTATTCGTTTAGAACGCAATTATCGTTCAACATCACACATTCTCAAAACTGCTTCTCACCTCATTTCTCACAACCAAGGAAGACTTGGAAAGATACTTTTCTCTGATCAAATAAATACCGAAGAAGAAAAAGTAAAAATTCATACAGCGTGGGATTCCGAAGAGGAAGCGCGCGCAATTGGAGAAGAAATTGAACGTGCACAACAAGCAGGTCATTCATTAAATCATATGGCTATATTGGTGCGTGCATCATTTCAAATGCGTGAATTTGAAGATTGTTTTGTAACACTTGGACTCAATTACCGTGTTATTGGCGGTCCACGCTTTTATGAACGAATGGAAATACGTGATGCCATGGCTTATTTGCGCGTTGTTGTCCAACCAGCAGATGACCTAGCCTTTGAACGTATTATCAATACACCTAAACGCGGCTTAGGAGATGCAACTCTACGCACCCTTTATGAGAGTGCACGTGCACGTGCTATTCCTCTCTTTTCTGCTGCTGCAGCAATAATTGAAACAGATGAGTTAAAACCCAAAGCACGCAGTGCTTTGCGAAGTGTTATTGAAAACTTTCGCCGTTGGCAAAATATGCTGCAATGCACTCCCCATAAAGAACTTGCCGAAACAATTCTTGATGATTCAGGCTACACAGCTATGTGGTTAGAAGATCGTTCACCTGAAGCAGCAACACGATTAGAAAATCTTAAAGAAATGATCCGTTCTATGGAGCAATTTGAAAGCCTTAACAGCTTTCTAGAACATGTTGCACTGATTATGGATGCTGAAAGCAACGAAAACACTGATGCAATCAATATTATGACTCTTCATTCAGCCAAAGGGCTTGAATTTGAAACAGTTTTTCTTCCTGGTTGGGAAGAAGGTCTCTTTCCTCACCAACGCTCATTGGATGAAGGAGGTCGTTTAGGATTAGAGGAAGAACGTCGACTAGCTTATGTAGGACTGACAAGAGCAAAAAAATATTTACATATATGGTTTGTATCCAATCGAAAAATTCACGGACTTTGGCAATCTGCACTTCCTTCTCGTTTTTTGGATGAATTACCAGAAGAGCATGTAGAAGCTATAGAAATGCGAACATCTTACGGTGGTTATGGAAAGTCTTCCTTGAAACCTCACAATCCCTTTTATAATGATTATGCTACACCAGAACAAAAACGTGCACAAAAAAGTATTAAAGAAAAAATCATAACCCAATCACTCTCTGAAACAACCCAAGATTTTTCAATTAATGATCGGATCTTTCATATAAAATTCGGTTATGGTCAGATCACAGAGATAGATAATCATAAATTAACTATTATGTTTGAGAAAGCTGGAGAAAAGCGAGTCCTTGATAATTTTGTAAGCAAAGTTTAA
- a CDS encoding SCO family protein gives MKNVTRILGLTIIFLVGIFIYDTLKNKPLGENFILTDSNGKTITEADIRSKPSVIFFGFTMCPESCPTTLINLDRWLTALGPNADKLGIWFVTVDPERDTPEILHDYLSNFNNQIIGISGDPEKVHKMVNSFNIVAEKVPGRDGNYTYNHTAAIFLLKKGGKLSGVIPYETNEIDTELRDNIAIERLKKLILD, from the coding sequence ATGAAAAATGTAACACGCATATTGGGGCTAACGATCATATTTCTTGTAGGCATTTTTATTTATGACACATTAAAAAATAAGCCTTTAGGTGAGAATTTTATACTCACTGATTCTAATGGCAAAACTATCACTGAAGCGGATATTCGAAGCAAGCCTTCAGTAATTTTTTTCGGCTTTACCATGTGTCCTGAAAGCTGTCCTACCACACTGATCAATCTTGATCGATGGCTTACAGCACTCGGCCCAAATGCCGATAAATTAGGAATATGGTTTGTCACCGTTGATCCTGAACGTGACACACCCGAAATACTCCATGATTATCTCAGTAATTTTAACAATCAAATTATCGGTATCAGTGGAGATCCTGAAAAAGTTCATAAAATGGTAAACTCCTTTAACATCGTTGCTGAAAAAGTACCAGGAAGAGATGGAAACTACACTTATAATCACACAGCAGCAATTTTTTTACTAAAAAAAGGCGGCAAACTATCCGGTGTTATTCCTTATGAAACAAACGAGATCGACACTGAGTTAAGAGACAATATCGCCATTGAACGGCTAAAAAAACTCATCTTGGACTAA
- a CDS encoding 50S ribosomal protein L11 methyltransferase: MSQQIRLYYNAFKNEAEQFYTLMETTFDEEGYPLALVEINEKNSLYELSLYIDKENQEDVSERFAKILSIDPDKINCEILPNIDWVKHSLKGLTPVRSGPFLLHGSHNRGDIPPNVLPIEIEANQAFGTGHHGTTAGCLEMIAKVMQNENPQNAFDLGTGSGVLAIGIAMLKPISILASDIDPIATKVAQHNIELNGVKKYVTAITATGFTHDEIASRAPFDLIIANVLANPLIELAQEMVQALQKGGSLILSGILEEQHTHVLEAYVKQGLKHIETYHRQGWVTIHLK; encoded by the coding sequence ATGTCACAGCAAATTCGTCTGTATTATAATGCCTTTAAAAACGAAGCAGAACAGTTTTATACTCTTATGGAAACAACTTTTGATGAAGAAGGATATCCTCTTGCTCTTGTTGAGATAAACGAAAAAAATTCCTTGTATGAACTTTCACTTTATATAGATAAAGAAAATCAGGAGGATGTTTCAGAACGTTTTGCAAAAATCCTTTCTATAGATCCTGATAAAATTAATTGTGAAATTTTACCAAATATTGATTGGGTTAAACATAGCCTTAAAGGACTTACACCTGTACGTTCTGGTCCTTTTTTATTACATGGAAGCCATAATAGAGGTGATATTCCACCCAATGTTTTACCTATTGAAATTGAAGCTAATCAAGCTTTTGGAACAGGCCACCATGGAACAACAGCTGGTTGTTTGGAAATGATTGCCAAAGTAATGCAAAATGAAAATCCCCAAAATGCTTTTGATCTTGGTACCGGCAGTGGAGTATTAGCCATTGGCATAGCAATGCTCAAACCCATTTCTATACTTGCGTCTGATATTGATCCAATTGCAACCAAAGTTGCACAACACAATATCGAACTTAATGGTGTAAAAAAATATGTTACAGCTATTACAGCAACAGGTTTTACCCATGATGAAATCGCTTCACGTGCTCCTTTTGATCTCATCATTGCCAATGTTCTTGCCAATCCGCTCATTGAACTTGCACAAGAAATGGTACAAGCACTCCAAAAAGGTGGATCACTTATATTATCTGGAATTCTTGAAGAACAACACACTCACGTACTGGAGGCTTATGTAAAGCAGGGTCTCAAACATATTGAAACATATCACCGTCAAGGATGGGTTACGATACATCTTAAATAA
- a CDS encoding aminopeptidase P family protein, which produces MYQSFEATTNPTYAVERISSLRKKLDHLRLDGFLVPRADEHQGEYIPPNAQRLSWLTGFTGSSGIALILKNKAIIFTDGRYKLQVRQQTDPYIFDYEDLITCPPSQWLEKNGKKLSIGFDPWLHTITAIDILKKTLEIKIGGKLIAVQQNPIDLIWHDQPKPPQSALSIHPLKYAGCNPDEKLTLIHQNIKQANADAFIFTDPSSIAWIFNIRGNDVPNTPFTLCFALTPIKETPALFINSEKLGLEQKEYLEHYAKLYEPEQFIPKIRDYIRKGMIFALDPQLTCEKLRIVIEEDRKSFITLTNPVALPRAIKNSTELDGARKAHLCDGVALTRFFSWLDTQIPGTISEITSAQKLEEFRIKTAKEMGEKLEDLSFDTISAAGANGAIVHYRVTTETNKLLNAGELYLVDSGGQYRNGTTDVTRTVAIGNIGEEEKRCFTLVLKGVIALSTARFPKGTRGQDIDILARIALWKAGFDYAHGTGHGVGSYLSVHEGPQNLSRNGSQELIPGMIISNEPGYYRERAFGIRIENLLIVRPAQKINGGDIEMLSFETLTNCPIDRRLILPELLTLPERQWLNDYHARVYQINAPYLNEEDKKWAKEATRPL; this is translated from the coding sequence ATGTATCAATCCTTTGAGGCAACAACAAATCCAACCTATGCTGTAGAACGCATTTCCTCTCTTCGTAAAAAACTCGATCACCTAAGACTAGATGGCTTTCTTGTTCCACGTGCTGATGAACATCAAGGAGAGTATATTCCCCCGAATGCTCAACGTCTTAGCTGGCTCACTGGCTTCACTGGATCATCGGGTATTGCACTCATTTTAAAAAATAAAGCTATTATATTTACAGATGGACGCTATAAACTTCAAGTTCGCCAACAAACTGATCCTTATATTTTTGATTACGAAGATCTCATAACTTGCCCACCCTCACAATGGCTTGAAAAAAATGGGAAAAAACTTTCTATTGGCTTTGATCCATGGCTTCATACTATCACTGCTATAGATATATTGAAAAAAACATTAGAAATAAAAATAGGTGGAAAACTTATAGCGGTTCAACAAAATCCTATTGATCTTATTTGGCATGATCAACCGAAACCCCCTCAATCTGCCTTATCGATTCATCCTCTCAAATATGCAGGATGCAACCCTGATGAAAAGCTGACCTTGATTCACCAAAATATCAAGCAAGCCAATGCAGATGCTTTTATTTTTACAGACCCTTCCTCTATTGCATGGATATTCAATATACGTGGGAATGATGTTCCCAACACTCCTTTTACCCTTTGTTTTGCTCTTACCCCCATCAAAGAAACACCCGCATTATTTATTAACAGCGAAAAATTGGGTCTAGAACAGAAAGAATATCTGGAACATTATGCAAAGTTATATGAACCTGAGCAGTTTATCCCAAAGATCAGAGATTACATCCGAAAAGGAATGATTTTTGCCTTAGATCCACAGTTAACATGCGAAAAATTACGCATTGTTATTGAAGAAGATAGAAAATCTTTCATCACACTTACCAACCCTGTTGCTCTACCGCGTGCTATTAAAAATAGCACAGAACTAGACGGTGCACGTAAAGCACATCTGTGCGATGGCGTAGCACTTACCCGGTTTTTTTCTTGGTTAGATACACAAATACCAGGCACAATAAGTGAAATTACTTCTGCCCAAAAATTAGAAGAATTTCGTATAAAGACAGCAAAAGAAATGGGAGAAAAACTTGAAGATCTGTCTTTTGACACAATCTCAGCAGCAGGCGCAAATGGCGCAATTGTTCATTATAGGGTAACCACTGAAACAAATAAACTTCTGAATGCAGGTGAACTTTATCTTGTTGATTCAGGTGGACAATATCGTAATGGCACCACAGATGTCACACGCACAGTGGCAATTGGAAATATTGGAGAGGAAGAAAAACGCTGTTTTACTCTTGTTCTCAAAGGTGTAATTGCTCTTTCAACTGCACGATTTCCCAAAGGCACACGCGGACAAGACATTGATATTCTAGCACGCATTGCATTATGGAAGGCTGGCTTTGACTATGCCCATGGTACTGGTCATGGTGTTGGATCTTATCTCTCTGTTCATGAAGGACCACAAAATCTTTCACGCAATGGTAGCCAAGAACTGATTCCTGGAATGATTATTTCTAATGAACCTGGATATTACCGTGAAAGAGCTTTTGGCATTCGTATTGAAAATTTACTCATTGTAAGACCAGCACAAAAAATTAATGGTGGAGATATAGAAATGCTTTCGTTTGAAACACTTACAAATTGTCCCATTGATCGAAGATTAATTCTACCAGAGCTTTTAACACTACCAGAACGACAATGGCTAAATGATTACCATGCACGTGTTTATCAGATTAATGCACCTTACTTAAATGAAGAAGATAAAAAATGGGCAAAAGAAGCAACAAGGCCTCTTTAA